One Halichondria panicea chromosome 3, odHalPani1.1, whole genome shotgun sequence genomic region harbors:
- the LOC135334070 gene encoding transmembrane protein 131-like, translated as MHNSGSTSITLRIIGLEGGSCEGRGFVISNCNKDITIKPNRSKKIEITFTPDYTLTQVSTTLRLQTSTGNEFLYPLLAILPHQLLAACIALQPRPKWEKTLAWLSVPFWLLVILCLVATVFVQTKFGMRSSSSVSYKSEAKATKGSGEVFDLKKLSKSMDVLSKKVQELGEKSSNQKSESTGQSMKIEVTREPPKPSTDKNTPVSKPKPEPLVTPTTAQEIPTLRHRVVQNKIERKPSSQETITSLQPVPSRSHTAVTSTPKGMSLKIPIAPVTEPSVISPPRTGTDNHTGAREQTQPCTPTTGAPAQLCSSPTKLKRSSEKTIPEKTASKGEIISKAPTETNPSYPSTNVRKSKIVRKLKPLKITPDSSPLPPSGRKELERKVSESSIVSSNSDSASTGTDKSEEVETPSQVVTVVAEVKKPPPPVTKEPNTGQTIHPPDTPESTEVMSPRTELVDKKEPPISTVRMKGKRKP; from the exons ATGCATAACTCTGGCTCCACCTCCATCACCTTGCGTATCATCGGACTGGAGGGTGGCAGTTGTGAGGGGAGAGGCTTCGTTATCTCTAACTGTAACAAGGACATCACCATTAAACCAAACCGATCAAAGAAAATTGAAATAAC GTTCACTCCAGATTACACACTGACCCAAGTTTCCACCACTCTACGATTACAAACCTCCACTGGCAACGAGTTCCTCTACCCTCTACTAGCCATCCTCCCCCATCAACTATTAGCGGCGTGTATTGCCTTACAGCCTCGGCCCAAATGGGAGAAAACACTGGCCTGGTTGTCTGTACCGTTTTGGCTGCTTGTCATACTCTGCCTTGTAGCTACAGTATTCGTGCAGACCAAGTTCGGAATGAGGAGCAGTAGTTCTGTGTCCTATAAAAGTGAGGCGAAAGCAACGAAAGGCTCCGGAGAAGTATTCGATTTGAAGAAGTTGTCAAAGTCTATGGATGTGCTGTCCAAGAAGGTCCAGGAATTAGGAGAGAAAAG TTCTAACCAGAAGTCTGAGTCCACTGGTCAATCTATGAAAATTGAAGTAACTCGAGAGCCTCCTAAACCCTCTACCGATAAGAACACTCCCGTATCTAAACCTAAGCCTGAGCCGCTAGTAACCCCCACTACTGCTCAAGAAATACCCACTCTCAGACATCGTGTGGTACAAAACAAGATCGAGAGAAAACCATCATCACAGGAAACTATCACCTCATTGCAACCTGTTCCGTCTAGATCACACACGGCTGTTACTTCCACGCCGAAGGGAATGTCCCTCAAGATCCCCATTGCTCCTGTTACTGAGCCGAGTGTCATCTCCCCACCTAGAACAGGCACGGACAATCACACTGGAGCTAGAGAGCAGACCCAACCTTGTACTCCAACTACCGGTGCACCAGCGCAACTCTGCTCATCCCCTACCAAACTGAAGCGTAGCAGCGAGAAAACCATCCCCGAAAAAACCGCGTCCAAAGGCGAGATCATTTCAAAAGCACCCACGGAAACTAATCCGAGCTATCCATCAACGAATGTGAGAAAATCAAAAATCGTACGAAAATTGAAGCCTCTAAAGATAACGCCTGATAGTTCACCCCTCCCCCCGTCCGGACGGAAGGAGCTGGAGAGGAAGGTCTCGGAGAGTAGCATTGTTTCTAGCAACAGTGATTCGGCATCTACGGGTACCGACAAGTCGGAGGAAGTGGAAACACCTAGCCAG GTGGTAACTGTGGTAGCTGAAGTGAAGAAGCCTCCACCACCTGTCACCAAGGAGCCCAACACTGGCCAGACCATCCATCCTCCCGACACGCCCGAGAGTACAGAGGTCATGTCACCAAGAACAGAACTGGTCGACAAGAAAGAACCACCGATTAGTACCGTTCGGATGAAAGGAAAGAGGAAACCTTGA
- the LOC135334091 gene encoding lymphocyte cytosolic protein 2-like, giving the protein MDSDSLVETDGVTHTLLSVDSGKGGSQSLPTSPHELAASLLSNNSAIMRRKQKSDRDKPDDGQEDDDYQLPEQDEQSETEMTKPIEAPLSPQKDESSHNSSDNEFKPPLSTLSLNAEPFYPSPTFAPKSGPSLRADPRKFGPDHSSQPRGPPPGLSPTPDDAHMCPYPEGSYFKRPHPLRGGKSMTPSPPLPYFPEGSHMPYSDYPSLEHHNPMAMDEPYSGPEDFPPMPMGRHSREHYRGRSPMMAPKSGHAWGYWNHHNWLNNLYIIYTHAVPAT; this is encoded by the coding sequence ATGGACTCTGATAGCTTGGTTGAAACGGATGGTGTGACACATACTCTACTCAGTGTGGACTCTGGTAAAGGCGGTTCTCAGAGTCTGCCCACTTCTCCTCACGAGCTGGCTGCTTCTTTACTCTCCAATAACTCGGCCATTATGCGTAGGAAGCAGAAGAGCGATCGTGACAAACCTGACGATGGACAGGAAGATGATGACTACCAACTCCCGGAACAAGACGAGCAAAGTGAAACTGAAATGACGAAACCAATTGAAGCACCACTGAGTCCACAGAAAGATGAATCTTCTCATAATTCAAGCGACAATGAGTTCAAGCCGCCTCTATCTACACTCTCCCTGAACGCAGAACCATTTTATCCATCTCCAACTTTTGCACCGAAATCTGGCCCAAGTCTACGAGCAGATCCGAGGAAATTTGGTCCCGACCACAGCTCCCAGCCCAGAGGACCACCCCCTGGTTTATCACCAACTCCTGATGATGCCCACATGTGTCCCTACCCTGAGGGATCGTACTTTAAGAGACCACATCCGTTACGAGGAGGCAAATCGATGACCCCCTCACCACCTTTACCGTATTTCCCCGAGGGATCGCATATGCCGTACAGTGACTATCCCTCACTTGAACACCACAATCCAATGGCAATGGACGAACCGTACAGTGGGCCTGAGGACTTCCCACCGATGCCTATGGGGCGTCATAGTCGAGAGCACTATCGTGGTCGCTCACCAATGATGGCACCAAAGAGCGGACATGCATGGGGATACTGGAACCATCATAATTGGCTGAATaatttgtatataatttatacgcATGCAGTACCAGCAACGTAA